One window of Quercus robur chromosome 5, dhQueRobu3.1, whole genome shotgun sequence genomic DNA carries:
- the LOC126727658 gene encoding receptor-like protein EIX2: MIPDAFSKIKSLAHLYLNDNEFDGGIPKSFDSMCNLKTLSLIWANLKGKFLGIIHNLTGCAQHSIKNLYLDSNQITGKLPDLSIFPSLRVLSLFNNHLNGIIPESLGKQSNLETLRLRDNSFEGVISETYFSKLKKLKNLDLSHTPLILNFNSNWVPPFQLERIFLRPCQLGPPQFPKWLQTQKNCYWLDISNSGISDNISHFCWGFSPQLQFLDLSNNQISGHIPKFSLEISNFPFIDLSSNNLEGEIPSFLFKVAHLNLSQNMFSEPIQSLCAIKNEFLIFLDLSNNRLSGELPDCWMHLAGLKILNLKNNHFFGKIPRSMGLLLGIETIDLRNNSFSGEIPSS; the protein is encoded by the coding sequence ATGATTCCTGATGCTTTTAGCAAAATAAAGTCTCTTGCACATCTCTATCTTAATGATAATGAGTTTGATGGTGGAATACCAAAATCCTTTGACAGTATGTGTAATTTAAAAACATTGTCTCTCATATGGGCCAATCTCaaaggaaaattcctaggaatTATTCATAACTTGACTGGGTGTGCACAACACTCAATAAAGAACTTGTATTTAGATTCGAATCAAATCACAGGAAAATTACCTGATCTCTCAATATTTCCATCATTAAGAGTGTTATCACTTTTTAACAATCATTTGAATGGGATAATACCTGAAAGTTTGGGAAAACAATCCAACCTAGAGACTTTGAGGCTTCGTGATAATTCATTCGAAGGTGTTATTTCCGAAACCTACttctcaaaactaaaaaaattgaagaatttgGACTTATCGCATACCCCATTGATTCTCAACTTCAACTCTAATTGGGTTCCACCTTTCCAATTAGAAAGGATATTTTTAAGGCCTTGCCAACTAGGCCCTCCTCAATTCCCAAAATGGCTTCAAACTCAGAAAAATTGCTATTGGCTTGATATTTCTAATTCTGGAATTTCTGATAACATTTCCCATTTTTGTTGGGGCTTTTCTCCACAACTACAATTCTTGGATTTGTCTAATAATCAAATCAGTGGCcatattccaaaattttcattggAAATCTCCAATTTCCCCTTTATAGACCTGAGTTCAAATAATCTAGAAGGTGAAATACCATCGTTTTTATTTAAAGTAGCACATTTGAATCTTTCCCAGAATATGTTTTCAGAGCCAATCCAATCTCTATGTGCAatcaaaaatgaatttttgatctttttagaTCTCTCCAATAATCGATTATCAGGAGAGCTTCCTGATTGTTGGATGCATCTTGCAGGATTGAAAATTCTTAATTTGAAAAACAatcatttttttgggaaaatccCAAGATCGATGGGCTTGCTACTCGGGAttgaaacaattgatttaagAAACAATAGTTTTAGTGGGGAAATTCCTTCATCCTGA
- the LOC126727660 gene encoding reticulon-like protein B22: MMDSSTAKREKRRRQSEKSRALILIGVIVSGSLVYYHCAYRGASVVSLISDVLIVLLCSLAILGLLFRQLTIQVPVDPLEWQISQDTANSIVAWLANTIGAAESVLRVAATGHDKRLFFKVVICLYILSALGRLVSGVTVAYAGLCLFCLYMLAETSQSVSQFLRGRNGNTDTSEQDIM, encoded by the exons ATGATGGATAGCAGCACagcaaagagagaaaagaggaggAGGCAGAGTGAGAAATCTCGAGCGTTGATATTGATTGGAGTAATTGTAAGCGGTAGTTTGGTTTACTATCACTGCGCCTATCGAGGAGCCAGCGTCGTCTCTTTGATATCGGACGTACTCATCGTCCTCCTTTGCTCTCTCGCCATTCTCGGCCTCCTCTTCCGCCAACTCACCATCCA ggttccCGTAGACCCACTGGAGTGGCAGATATCTCAGGACACAGCCAATAGCATAGTGGCTTGGTTAGCTAATACCATTGGTGCTGCCGAGTCTGTTCTTAGGGTTGCTGCCACTGGCCATGACAAGCGCCTCTTTTTcaag GTGGTGATTTGTCTTTACATACTATCAGCTTTGGGAAGATTAGTTTCAGGTGTTACAGTTGCCTATGCTG GGTTGTGCTTGTTTTGTCTGTACATGTTAGCAGAGACGTCTCAATCAGTGTCTCAGTTTCTGAGGGGAAGAAATGGCAATACAGATACTTCGGAGCAGGATATCATGTAG